One region of Oncorhynchus nerka isolate Pitt River linkage group LG22, Oner_Uvic_2.0, whole genome shotgun sequence genomic DNA includes:
- the prdm14 gene encoding PR domain zinc finger protein 14: MSVSLSSIPVVKDKPFHSNPLKGSPVRGSGYYAAPLPGAHHNMNIFRSSQHPLHPLKSLGRLVTDTQAVMPFNFTAGNPSFFGHGGHAVNVLHEQIFNVSNIPYFNRMMPGVGQAIYSKHEELAAVVTEHATGPLSDYSSPASSERSSAHSVSPSEARSLHLRGTELSSKKTRTYSFSEDDLFTVLYGYTGRQEQNTGHAISGIALTGNSVCNSETLTLNTRALELPEELTIHQTSYGSLSHYGVFAVKSAVTKGTRFGPFQGKLVNTSEIKTHDDNTLMWEVFENGRLSHFVDGRGSSGNWMSLVKCARFPEEQNLIAVQSQGQIFYDACKEVQPGQELLVWYGDCYVQFLGIPLTLKDSPEEGNVMLPLEDSGEGFKCDRCGKVFAYQYYRDKHLKYTRCVDQGDRKFPCHLCNRSFEKRDRLRIHILHVHEKHRPHKCSVCGKSFSQSSSLNKHMRVHSGERPYKCVYCNKAFTASSILRTHIRQHSGERPFKCKHCGRAFASHAAHDSHVRRTHANDKLHPCDVCGSTFQEATELKNHMKSHTKGPLSEPAVPPIISRNGSLEDTTAMFSFTKDGRTQRLTEENFYTGLTTLNQEYRPWN; the protein is encoded by the exons atgtctgtgtctctgtccagcatCCCCGTCGTGAAGGACAAGCCGTTCCACTCCAACCCCCTCAAAGGCAGTCCTGTCCGGGGCTCGGGTTACTACGCTGCCCCGCTGCCCGGAGCCCACCACAACATGAACATCTTCAGGAGCTCTCAGCATCCCCTCCACCCGCTCAAGTCTCTGGGACGGCTAGTCACTGACACCCAGGCAGTCATGCCGTTCAACTTCACCGCCGGTAACCCCTCATTCTTCGGCCACGGCGGCCACGCCGTTAACGTGCTCCACGAGCAGATTTTTAACGTGTCGAACATCCCGTATTTCAATCGGATGATGCCGGGAGTGGGACAAGCGATTTACTCCAAGCACGAGGAGCTGGCGGCGGTGGTGACCGAGCACGCTACTGGGCCGTTATCAGACTACAGCAGTCCCGCTTCGAGCGAGAGGTCTTCTGCTCACTCCGTCTCGCCGTCCGAAGCACGTTCTCTCCACCTCAGGGGAACCGAATTATCATCGAAGAAGACGCGCACTTATAGTTTCAGTGAGGACGATCTGTTCACGGTGCTGTACGGATATACCGGGAGACAAGAGCAGAATACCGGTCACGCTATCTCAGGAATAGCCCTGACCGGGAACTCAG TTTGTAACAGTGAGACACTCACCTTGAATACTCGGGCGCTCGAACTTCCAGAAG AGTTAACTATCCACCAGACGAGTTACGGCAGTTTGTCCCACTACGGAGTTTTTGCGGTGAAGAGCGCCGTCACCAAGGGAACCCGGTTCGGCCCATTTCAGGGGAAACTGGTCAATACGAGCGAGATCAAAACACATGACGACAACACTCTGATGTGGGAG GTGTTCGAGAACGGTCGGTTGAGTCACTTCGTGGATGGCCGGGGCTCTTCCGGTAACTGGATGTCGCTGGTGAAGTGCGCGCGCTTCCCGGAGGAGCAGAACCTAATCGCAGTACAGAGTCAGGGCCAGATCTTCTACGATGCCTGTAAGGAGGTCCAGCCGGGCCAGGAGCTGCTGGTCTGGTACGGGGACTGCTATGTTCAGTTCCTGGGGATTCCTCTCACTCTGAAAGACTCGCCGGAGGAGGGGAACGTTATGCTTCCGCTTGAAG ATTCTGGAGAGGGTTTTAAGTGTGATCGGTGTGGCAAAGTATTCGCCTATCAATACTACAGAGACAAGCATCTGAAGTACACGCGCTGCGTGGACCAGGGCGACCGGAAGTTCCCGTGTCATCTCTGCAACAGGTCGTTCGAGAAGAGAGACCGACTGAGGATTCATATCCTACACGTTCACGAGAAACACCGACCACATAAA TGTTCGGTGTGCGGGAAGAGTTTCTCTCAGTCCTCCAGTCTCAACAAACACATGCGCGTGCACTCAGGAGAGCGGCCCTACAAGTGTGTCTACTGTAACAAG GCCTTTACCGCTTCCAGTATCCTGCGCACGCACATCCGCCAGCACTCCGGAGAGCGGCCCTTCAAGTGTAAACACTGCGGGAGAGCCTTTGCCTCGCACGCCGCGCACGACAGCCACGTCCGACGCACCCACGCCAATGATAAGCTGCATCCGTGCGACGTGTGCGGCAGCACCTTCCAAGAAGCGACAGAACTCAAGAACCACATGAAGAGTCACACAA AAGGCCCTCTGTCGGAACCCGCAGTTCCTCCTATCATCTCACGAAACGGATCTTTGGAGGATACAACCGCGATGTTTTCATTCACCAAGGACGGCAGGACGCAAAGACTGACGGAGGAGAACTTTTACACAGGCCTGACGACGCTGAACCAAGAATATCGACCCTGGAATTAA